Proteins from a genomic interval of Silvimonas iriomotensis:
- the gmhB gene encoding D-glycero-beta-D-manno-heptose 1,7-bisphosphate 7-phosphatase yields MPHMQLKLLILDRDGVINEDDPGYIKSPEEWIPIPGSLEAIGELTRAGWSLVVATNQSGVARGYYNVETLNRIHARMYKAVNEAGGHIDAVFFCPHGPEDQCTCRKPLPGMILDIVRRYNIQPADCIMVGDSQRDLDCIVAAGGRAILVRTGNGAKTEAAGHLPPGTLVFNDLAAVARHLLAGH; encoded by the coding sequence ATGCCTCACATGCAACTCAAACTGCTGATTCTGGATCGTGACGGCGTCATCAATGAGGATGACCCAGGCTATATCAAATCGCCGGAAGAATGGATTCCCATTCCCGGCAGCCTGGAAGCCATTGGCGAACTGACCCGTGCCGGCTGGTCACTGGTGGTCGCCACCAATCAGTCTGGCGTAGCGCGCGGTTACTACAACGTGGAAACGCTCAACCGTATCCACGCCCGCATGTACAAGGCCGTGAACGAAGCCGGCGGTCATATCGACGCGGTGTTTTTCTGTCCGCACGGCCCCGAGGATCAATGCACGTGCCGCAAACCGCTGCCCGGCATGATTCTGGACATCGTCCGGCGTTATAACATTCAGCCTGCAGACTGCATCATGGTTGGCGACAGCCAGCGTGATCTGGACTGTATTGTGGCGGCCGGTGGCCGGGCCATTCTGGTGCGGACCGGTAACGGTGCCAAAACCGAAGCGGCAGGTCACCTGCCCCCAGGCACGCTGGTGTTCAATGATCTGGCCGCTGTGGCGCGCCATTTGCTTGCCGGTCATTGA
- a CDS encoding lysophospholipid acyltransferase family protein produces the protein MVLLRSIIYWLVFCIVTPIYAVICFLILPLPKYTRVKIISGWCHILVWSLKVICGLRYRIVGTENIPKGPAMIMCKHQSAWETMGLQLVFPPAVFVVKRELFMIPVFGWGLRAAAPIAIDRSNRGEAQRLLMEQGRDRVDHGLWISIFPEGTRIAPGQRGKYKHGGARLASSLDIPVVPVAVNAGEFWPRNSFLKYPGELTMSIGPVIQTTGRVPEEVTVEVENWIETEQARIQGAGPCFPDHGHAKA, from the coding sequence ATGGTGTTGTTGCGCTCCATCATTTACTGGCTGGTGTTCTGTATTGTGACGCCGATCTACGCGGTGATCTGCTTTCTGATCCTGCCGTTGCCCAAGTACACCCGGGTGAAGATCATTTCCGGCTGGTGCCATATTCTGGTCTGGTCGCTCAAGGTGATTTGTGGCCTGCGATACCGCATCGTCGGCACCGAGAACATCCCCAAGGGCCCGGCCATGATCATGTGCAAGCACCAGTCCGCCTGGGAAACCATGGGTCTGCAACTGGTGTTTCCGCCGGCCGTGTTTGTGGTCAAGCGCGAACTCTTCATGATTCCGGTATTTGGCTGGGGCCTGCGCGCCGCCGCGCCGATCGCCATTGACCGCTCCAACCGTGGCGAGGCCCAGCGCCTGTTGATGGAGCAAGGCCGTGACCGGGTTGACCATGGCCTGTGGATTTCCATCTTCCCGGAAGGCACACGCATTGCCCCAGGCCAACGCGGCAAGTACAAGCATGGCGGTGCCCGCCTGGCATCCAGCCTGGATATCCCGGTCGTGCCTGTCGCGGTCAACGCCGGCGAATTCTGGCCGCGCAACTCATTCCTGAAGTACCCGGGCGAACTCACCATGTCGATTGGCCCGGTGATTCAAACCACCGGCCGCGTGCCAGAAGAGGTCACTGTCGAAGTGGAAAACTGGATCGAAACTGAACAGGCCCGCATCCAGGGTGCGGGGCCGTGCTTTCCGGACCATGGGCACGCTAAAGCTTGA
- a CDS encoding M48 family metallopeptidase, protein MGTLKLEFADGEVLEYQLTRSARRRSIGLKIDHSGLTLIIPARATVADAERAIRAKITWIRGHLARLKNAPPTAPRQLLNGSAVQWLGQPCLITAPAPRSNVTDNVLALASKIETPEAIRDAFIRFSRATARIYFSQRAAHFAPRMQVNPRRILLTSASTRWGSCTAAGDVRIHWRLMQAPPAVIDYVIVHELAHLKEMNHSPRFWAEVEKVIPDWKTYRQWLRQYGAALHG, encoded by the coding sequence ATGGGCACGCTAAAGCTTGAATTTGCCGACGGCGAGGTGCTGGAGTACCAGCTGACCCGCAGCGCCCGCCGCCGCTCTATTGGCCTGAAAATTGATCACAGCGGGCTGACCCTGATCATCCCCGCCCGGGCAACCGTTGCCGACGCAGAACGCGCCATCCGCGCCAAGATCACCTGGATACGCGGCCACCTGGCCCGCCTGAAGAACGCCCCGCCCACCGCCCCCAGACAATTACTCAACGGCTCTGCCGTGCAGTGGCTGGGCCAGCCCTGCCTGATCACCGCGCCTGCGCCCCGCAGCAATGTGACCGACAACGTACTGGCACTGGCCAGCAAGATCGAAACGCCAGAAGCCATCCGCGACGCGTTTATCCGCTTCAGCCGCGCCACCGCCCGCATCTACTTCAGCCAGCGCGCCGCCCACTTCGCCCCCCGGATGCAAGTCAACCCGCGCCGCATTCTGCTGACCAGCGCCAGCACCCGCTGGGGCTCCTGCACCGCTGCGGGCGACGTGCGCATTCACTGGCGCCTGATGCAAGCCCCGCCCGCCGTGATCGACTACGTCATCGTGCACGAACTGGCGCACCTGAAAGAAATGAACCACTCCCCCCGCTTCTGGGCCGAAGTGGAAAAAGTCATCCCCGACTGGAAAACCTACCGCCAATGGCTGCGCCAGTATGGCGCTGCGCTGCATGGGTGA
- a CDS encoding SLBB domain-containing protein has product MSGRFRFAFIAAALTSMMPAFAADYPALALQQPGLLAPQPGFLVPSGGPTLAQPVATADARNAMQVAPLQIAPAKAITRVTCRTQDLTDFQHYLCRSAGVALPQFGQDIFARQAPFQAADSTPVGPDYVLGAGDQFGVRIWGSIDADLQLVIDRNGSVFIPRVGNISLSGVPYGMLRQQIANAVGRVYRNFDVSVSMGQLRMLPIFVTGYARNPGSYTLNPLSTLVSALFAAGGPSNNGSMRDIQIKRGNRVIAHFDMYDLLLRGDKSQDVLLQPGDVIRIPAARAQVAIYGSVKEAAIYEVNPDEKLQTLIELAGGPRQLALNGQISVERIENQQGRKVETIQPARIGQFALRGGDIVQLYELSSRVDDVVSLRGNVVQPVRMAWRDHMHVSDLIQDRRMLQTDDYWENKTRGTTDERDNHNALALKAKRDLNTDRGEINWDYAAIERVDPTTYSTRLIPFNLAQALIKDPANDLELQAGDIVHVFSKADIQVNSGKRTRYVRIEGEVGTPGIYEAHEGENLRDLIARAGGLTPKAYLYGAEFTRVAVQQQQQTEIDRLARDFQQQSQQQATQEMASAVNTEDIAAARMQADKLQQVATAISQLKANGRVVLGTDPADNTATAPCSTTGLPACQRSSRHTLPGVAEPYRAIARTAAIVAPARRTPVA; this is encoded by the coding sequence ATGTCTGGACGCTTTCGTTTTGCCTTTATCGCCGCAGCACTGACTTCGATGATGCCTGCCTTCGCGGCGGATTATCCGGCGCTTGCGCTACAGCAACCCGGCCTGCTTGCCCCACAGCCAGGCTTTCTTGTGCCCTCGGGCGGGCCCACGCTGGCGCAGCCCGTGGCTACGGCCGACGCGCGCAATGCCATGCAGGTCGCACCGTTACAGATAGCCCCGGCCAAAGCGATTACCCGGGTCACTTGTCGCACCCAGGACCTGACGGATTTCCAGCATTACCTGTGCCGCTCTGCCGGCGTGGCACTGCCCCAGTTCGGACAGGACATTTTTGCCAGGCAAGCGCCTTTTCAGGCCGCTGACAGTACTCCGGTAGGGCCGGATTATGTCCTTGGTGCAGGCGACCAGTTTGGCGTACGGATCTGGGGGTCCATCGACGCAGATCTTCAATTGGTCATTGATCGCAACGGGTCGGTGTTCATTCCCAGGGTCGGCAATATCAGCCTGTCAGGCGTGCCCTACGGCATGCTGCGTCAGCAGATCGCCAATGCCGTCGGCCGCGTATACCGCAACTTTGACGTGTCGGTCAGCATGGGCCAATTGCGCATGCTCCCCATCTTTGTCACCGGTTATGCCCGCAACCCGGGCAGCTACACGCTTAACCCGCTTTCAACCCTGGTGTCTGCCCTGTTTGCCGCCGGCGGCCCTAGCAACAATGGCAGCATGCGCGACATCCAGATCAAGCGGGGCAACCGCGTCATCGCCCACTTCGATATGTATGACCTCTTGCTGCGCGGGGACAAAAGCCAGGACGTGCTGCTGCAGCCTGGCGACGTAATCCGTATTCCTGCCGCGCGCGCCCAGGTCGCCATTTACGGTTCGGTCAAAGAAGCCGCCATCTATGAGGTAAACCCCGACGAAAAGCTGCAGACACTGATTGAACTCGCTGGCGGCCCACGCCAACTGGCGTTGAACGGCCAGATTTCGGTCGAGCGGATCGAAAACCAGCAAGGGCGCAAAGTAGAAACCATACAACCCGCCCGCATCGGCCAGTTTGCCTTGCGCGGTGGCGATATCGTCCAGCTTTACGAGTTGTCCTCACGCGTGGACGATGTGGTCTCGCTGCGCGGCAATGTCGTGCAACCCGTACGCATGGCCTGGCGCGATCACATGCATGTCAGCGACCTGATCCAGGATCGCCGCATGCTGCAGACCGACGATTACTGGGAAAACAAAACCCGCGGCACTACAGATGAACGCGACAACCACAATGCACTGGCCCTCAAGGCCAAACGCGATCTCAACACCGACCGTGGGGAAATCAACTGGGACTACGCGGCCATCGAACGCGTTGACCCCACCACCTACAGCACCCGACTGATTCCGTTCAATCTGGCACAAGCACTGATCAAAGACCCGGCCAACGATCTGGAACTGCAAGCGGGCGACATCGTGCACGTGTTCAGCAAAGCCGACATCCAGGTCAACAGCGGCAAACGCACCCGCTACGTACGGATTGAAGGCGAAGTGGGCACGCCTGGCATCTATGAAGCGCATGAAGGCGAAAACCTGCGTGACTTGATCGCCCGCGCGGGTGGCCTCACACCTAAAGCCTATTTGTATGGTGCAGAGTTCACCCGCGTCGCCGTGCAACAACAGCAGCAAACCGAAATCGACAGACTGGCACGGGACTTCCAGCAACAAAGCCAGCAACAGGCCACCCAGGAAATGGCCAGCGCCGTCAACACAGAGGACATCGCTGCCGCACGCATGCAGGCAGACAAACTGCAGCAAGTGGCCACTGCGATCTCTCAACTGAAGGCCAACGGGCGCGTGGTGCTGGGTACCGACCCCGCCGACAACACAGCGACAGCCCCATGCTCGACCACCGGTTTACCGGCCTGCCAGCGTAGCAGTCGCCACACTTTACCTGGTGTTGCCGAACCGTATCGGGCAATAGCACGCACTGCGGCAATTGTTGCGCCAGCGCGTCGAACACCTGTGGCGTGA
- a CDS encoding MFS transporter, whose amino-acid sequence MNASTTYASAIAPAPAWRSLFWAAPLTLLWIGVMYWQPVIPSSGFQTTAHQVVAQILIALGLWLALERTALTPAQRRNTWLAILIPHMLWFAVIWSAAIHGVFRLRMPPPLLPLLPLAIFLPLIVGLPLLLASKRVGQVLDAMPLSWLVALQFYRIFGGWALAAWLHGQLDSLDALPAGTGDVLTGLFAVPAAIALASGSARGRKAGILWNLFGLADFALAVALGMVTAPGRFQLIAPDAPSLNAGLYPYVLTPAFVVPGSILLHALSLRQLLRRSSG is encoded by the coding sequence ATGAATGCGTCCACCACTTATGCTTCTGCCATTGCGCCGGCCCCGGCATGGCGCAGCCTGTTCTGGGCTGCACCGCTGACCCTGTTGTGGATCGGGGTGATGTACTGGCAACCCGTGATCCCCTCCAGCGGCTTTCAGACCACAGCGCATCAGGTCGTTGCGCAAATCCTGATTGCGCTGGGCTTGTGGCTGGCACTTGAGCGCACTGCGCTGACGCCGGCTCAGCGCCGCAACACCTGGCTGGCTATTCTGATCCCGCACATGCTCTGGTTTGCGGTGATCTGGAGCGCCGCCATTCATGGCGTGTTCCGGCTGCGCATGCCGCCGCCACTATTGCCTTTGCTGCCATTGGCGATCTTCCTGCCGTTGATCGTCGGGCTGCCGTTGCTACTGGCGTCAAAGCGGGTGGGGCAAGTGCTGGACGCCATGCCGTTATCCTGGCTGGTGGCGCTGCAGTTTTATCGCATCTTCGGCGGTTGGGCTCTGGCGGCCTGGCTGCATGGCCAACTGGACAGTCTGGATGCATTGCCAGCTGGCACTGGTGATGTGCTGACCGGCCTGTTTGCGGTGCCGGCGGCCATTGCCCTGGCCAGTGGCTCGGCGCGCGGGCGCAAGGCAGGCATCCTCTGGAATCTGTTCGGGCTGGCTGATTTTGCGCTTGCCGTGGCGCTGGGCATGGTCACGGCCCCGGGCCGCTTTCAATTGATTGCCCCCGATGCGCCCAGCCTGAACGCCGGGCTGTACCCCTACGTGCTCACCCCGGCGTTTGTCGTGCCGGGCTCCATCTTGTTGCACGCACTCTCGTTACGGCAGTTGCTGCGCCGTTCAAGCGGCTGA
- a CDS encoding LysR substrate-binding domain-containing protein, whose protein sequence is MKQNFTVRQGALDGVEAFLCVARHRNFRKAAAELGVTPSAISQAVRLLEERIGATLFVRTTRSVGLTEAGERFLSRARPAFEELVAARDMARELGQRPTGLLRLSVPRAIVPLLLEPLLASFHQAYPEVEVEIAASKEVVDLAAEGFDAAIRMGQLVDADLVALPLTLPFPLVVVGSPAYFEKHTPPTHTDDLREHACLRWRRSSGAMATWSFTHHAQTTDIAVTGPLIVSDFPALLGAALEGIGLAQLPEPMVADAIKTGQLVQVLHAYSPMLPGVFLCYPDRRQVMPKLRAFIDHVKARRDPEMK, encoded by the coding sequence ATGAAGCAAAACTTCACGGTCAGACAAGGTGCGCTTGATGGTGTGGAAGCGTTCCTGTGCGTTGCCAGACATCGCAATTTTCGCAAGGCCGCAGCAGAGCTTGGGGTCACGCCTTCTGCCATCAGCCAGGCAGTGCGTCTGCTGGAAGAGCGCATTGGCGCCACGCTGTTCGTGCGCACTACGCGCAGCGTCGGGTTGACGGAGGCCGGCGAGCGGTTTTTATCCCGCGCCCGGCCCGCGTTTGAAGAACTGGTCGCCGCACGTGACATGGCCCGTGAACTGGGTCAGCGCCCGACTGGTTTGTTGCGGCTGTCGGTGCCGCGCGCCATCGTGCCGCTGTTGCTGGAGCCTTTGCTTGCTTCGTTCCACCAGGCATATCCGGAGGTTGAAGTCGAGATTGCCGCCAGCAAAGAGGTGGTCGACCTGGCCGCCGAAGGCTTTGATGCCGCCATCCGCATGGGCCAACTGGTGGATGCCGATCTGGTCGCCCTGCCGCTGACACTGCCGTTCCCGCTCGTGGTCGTCGGCAGCCCCGCTTATTTTGAGAAGCACACCCCGCCAACGCACACGGATGATCTGCGCGAGCACGCGTGCCTGCGCTGGCGTCGCTCCAGCGGGGCGATGGCAACCTGGTCTTTCACCCATCACGCGCAAACGACCGACATTGCCGTAACCGGACCGCTGATCGTCAGCGATTTTCCCGCCCTGCTGGGTGCCGCGCTGGAGGGGATCGGGCTGGCGCAACTGCCTGAGCCCATGGTAGCGGACGCAATCAAGACCGGGCAGCTGGTTCAGGTGCTGCATGCGTACTCGCCCATGCTGCCAGGCGTGTTTCTGTGCTACCCCGACCGACGGCAGGTCATGCCCAAACTGCGGGCCTTCATTGATCACGTGAAGGCGCGGCGCGACCCTGAAATGAAGTAA
- a CDS encoding ABC transporter ATP-binding protein, which yields MTSPLVQLDRVRFGYSDRDILTDVSLTIARGQMVAIMGGSGSGKTTLLRLIGGQVKAQSGSVMVDGEDVGTLSESRMYAMRRKLGMLFQFGALFTDLSVYDNVAFPLRERTNLPETVVRDLVLMKLQAVGLRGAASLMPFELSGGMARRVALARAIALDPMLMMYDEPFTGLDPISLSTIGQLVRELNDALGAASIIVTHDVAESLALVDYVYFLSGGRVVGQGTPDQIRASTEPFIKQFINGERDGPLPFHKPAPDYALDLGLEQPHD from the coding sequence ATGACATCCCCGCTTGTTCAGCTCGACCGGGTTCGCTTTGGCTATTCCGACCGCGACATTCTCACCGATGTATCGCTGACGATCGCGCGCGGCCAGATGGTGGCGATCATGGGCGGCTCGGGCTCCGGCAAGACCACCTTGCTGCGGCTGATCGGCGGTCAGGTCAAGGCTCAGTCCGGCTCGGTCATGGTAGATGGTGAAGACGTCGGCACGCTTTCCGAAAGCCGTATGTACGCCATGCGCCGCAAGCTCGGAATGCTGTTCCAGTTCGGCGCGCTGTTTACCGATCTGTCGGTCTACGACAACGTGGCTTTCCCCCTGCGGGAGCGCACCAACCTGCCAGAGACCGTCGTCCGCGATCTGGTGTTGATGAAGCTGCAGGCCGTGGGCCTGCGCGGTGCAGCCAGCCTGATGCCGTTTGAACTGTCGGGCGGTATGGCACGCCGGGTTGCACTGGCCCGCGCCATTGCGCTGGACCCGATGCTGATGATGTACGACGAGCCCTTTACCGGGCTGGACCCGATTTCCCTGTCCACCATTGGCCAGCTGGTGCGTGAACTGAACGACGCGCTGGGTGCGGCCTCGATCATCGTCACGCACGATGTCGCAGAGTCTCTGGCGCTGGTGGACTATGTGTATTTCCTCTCCGGAGGTCGCGTGGTGGGCCAGGGTACGCCGGATCAAATCCGCGCGTCGACCGAGCCCTTTATCAAACAGTTCATTAATGGTGAACGTGACGGCCCGTTGCCGTTCCACAAACCGGCGCCCGATTACGCGCTTGATCTGGGACTGGAGCAGCCGCATGACTGA
- the mlaE gene encoding lipid asymmetry maintenance ABC transporter permease subunit MlaE encodes MTDRTGNILVRFFSAIGQPFTNAFIKTGFAGRFLFSVLRHSPTALTRFRLTMREIWFAGVLSVLIIVVSGLFVGMVLALQGYDTLSRFGASSALGVLVALSLVRELGPVVGALLFASRAGSAITAEIGLMKATEQLSAMEMMAVNPIARVVVPKFWGGVISMPLLAAMFSAMGIIGGYLVGVQLLGLDSGIFWSQMQSSVDLRFDVMNGVIKSIAFGIAVSLIAVFEGYDAPPTAEGVSGATTRTVVISALVILGLDVILTAFMFRGI; translated from the coding sequence ATGACTGATCGTACTGGCAACATTCTGGTCCGGTTTTTTTCGGCCATTGGCCAGCCGTTTACCAATGCATTTATCAAGACCGGTTTTGCCGGCCGCTTTTTGTTTTCGGTACTGCGCCACTCGCCCACCGCACTGACGCGATTCCGTCTGACCATGCGCGAGATCTGGTTTGCCGGCGTGCTGTCGGTGCTGATCATCGTGGTCTCCGGCCTGTTTGTGGGTATGGTGCTGGCCTTGCAGGGCTATGACACGCTGAGCCGCTTTGGCGCCTCATCCGCGCTGGGTGTGCTGGTGGCTTTGTCGCTGGTGCGTGAACTGGGTCCGGTGGTGGGCGCGTTGTTGTTTGCCAGCCGGGCGGGGTCGGCCATTACGGCGGAAATCGGCCTGATGAAGGCCACAGAGCAGTTGTCTGCCATGGAAATGATGGCGGTCAACCCGATTGCCCGCGTGGTGGTGCCCAAGTTCTGGGGCGGGGTGATTTCCATGCCGCTGCTGGCAGCCATGTTCAGTGCCATGGGCATCATTGGCGGTTATCTGGTTGGCGTGCAGTTGCTGGGGCTTGATTCCGGCATCTTCTGGTCGCAAATGCAAAGCTCGGTGGATCTGCGTTTTGATGTCATGAACGGCGTGATCAAGAGCATTGCATTCGGTATCGCGGTGTCGCTGATTGCGGTGTTTGAAGGGTATGACGCACCACCGACGGCCGAAGGCGTGTCGGGCGCGACCACCCGCACTGTGGTGATTTCGGCTTTGGTTATTCTTGGTCTGGATGTGATCCTGACCGCATTCATGTTCCGGGGAATCTGA
- the mlaD gene encoding outer membrane lipid asymmetry maintenance protein MlaD: MKRGMLDFWVGLFIAAGVVAILFLALRVSSQSALPARSTYTVTANFDNIGGLKVRAPVKSAGVVVGRVTNIELDTSRYVARVTMALDNHYHFSRDSSAEILTSGLLGEQYIGITPGADDKMLTAGSTFKLTSSAIVLEQLISRFLFSKAEDSGDKTNAGNQ; the protein is encoded by the coding sequence ATGAAACGAGGCATGCTCGACTTCTGGGTCGGTCTGTTTATTGCCGCTGGGGTGGTTGCCATATTGTTCCTGGCTTTGCGCGTCAGCAGCCAGAGCGCCCTGCCCGCACGCTCGACCTACACGGTGACGGCCAATTTCGACAACATTGGCGGCCTGAAAGTGCGCGCCCCCGTTAAAAGTGCCGGGGTGGTCGTGGGACGGGTCACAAACATCGAACTGGATACCTCCCGTTACGTGGCCAGAGTGACCATGGCGCTGGATAATCACTATCATTTCAGTCGTGATTCCTCGGCTGAAATCCTGACGTCGGGCCTGCTGGGCGAACAATACATCGGTATTACGCCGGGGGCCGACGACAAGATGCTGACCGCAGGCAGTACGTTCAAACTGACCTCGTCGGCCATTGTGCTTGAACAATTGATCAGTCGCTTCCTGTTCTCCAAAGCAGAGGACAGCGGCGACAAAACAAACGCAGGAAACCAATAA
- a CDS encoding MlaC/ttg2D family ABC transporter substrate-binding protein, with product MNVLKKWLVALCAAALLPAAFAAATDTPEQIVRNVSKDVLDILKKGEKNPAAVRDQVDAKLVPLADFNRMTALAVGRYWKSATPDQQAALTKEFRTMLVRTYLSALTIYKNSSVDVKGSRPGDSADEQTVQTEVNLPGQKPIGLDFNFEKADNGWKVYDISVEGISFINSHRNQFGTVIRKDGIDGLIQQLAAQNANATKSGSAAK from the coding sequence ATGAACGTGCTCAAAAAATGGCTGGTGGCCTTGTGTGCCGCCGCACTGCTCCCCGCTGCCTTTGCTGCGGCCACCGATACGCCGGAACAGATTGTCCGCAACGTCAGCAAGGACGTGCTCGACATCCTCAAGAAGGGCGAGAAGAATCCGGCCGCTGTGCGCGACCAGGTGGATGCCAAGCTGGTCCCGCTGGCCGACTTCAACCGCATGACCGCGCTGGCTGTGGGCCGCTACTGGAAGAGCGCAACGCCGGATCAACAAGCCGCGCTGACCAAAGAATTCCGCACCATGCTGGTTCGTACCTATCTGTCTGCACTGACCATCTACAAGAATTCGTCGGTCGATGTGAAGGGCTCGCGCCCGGGTGATTCGGCAGATGAACAAACCGTGCAAACCGAAGTAAACCTGCCGGGCCAGAAGCCGATCGGTCTGGATTTCAACTTCGAGAAGGCCGATAACGGCTGGAAGGTGTACGACATCTCGGTTGAAGGCATCAGCTTTATCAACAGCCACCGCAACCAGTTTGGTACCGTGATCCGCAAGGACGGCATTGATGGCCTGATCCAGCAACTGGCCGCGCAAAACGCCAATGCCACCAAGAGCGGCTCTGCAGCCAAATGA